A DNA window from Methylobacterium sp. NMS14P contains the following coding sequences:
- a CDS encoding MucR family transcriptional regulator: MAQSNGGSLRFVTLASEIVSAYVSHNHVQSADLPGLLNEVHAAIRGICDAGQSQPIAKATAQEIRRSINPDFLISFEDGKPYKTLRRHLTLRGLTPEAYRAKWGLASDYPMTAQSYSEQRSQLARSLGLGQPRAVAADAPAPEPAPQPAGKRRARSKEAV; encoded by the coding sequence ATGGCTCAGTCGAACGGCGGCTCTCTCCGCTTCGTCACGCTCGCCTCCGAGATCGTCTCGGCCTATGTGAGCCACAATCACGTGCAGAGCGCGGATCTGCCCGGCCTCCTCAACGAGGTGCACGCGGCGATTCGGGGGATCTGCGACGCCGGCCAGAGCCAGCCGATCGCCAAGGCGACCGCGCAGGAGATCCGGCGCTCGATCAATCCGGACTTCCTGATCTCGTTCGAGGACGGGAAGCCCTACAAGACGCTGCGCCGGCATCTCACCCTGCGCGGCCTGACGCCGGAAGCCTACCGCGCCAAGTGGGGCCTCGCCTCGGACTACCCGATGACGGCGCAGAGCTATTCCGAGCAGCGCTCGCAGCTCGCCCGCTCCCTCGGCCTCGGGCAGCCGCGCGCCGTCGCCGCCGACGCGCCGGCTCCCGAGCCCGCGCCGCAGCCCGCCGGGAAGCGGCGGGCCCGCAGCAAGGAAGCCGTCTGA
- a CDS encoding Do family serine endopeptidase, which yields MLTRLTLPALVAALLAASPATAQMARTETREPAKDGTAKVVPLSKADVQLSFAPVVKRAAPSVVNVYASHVDKRSSARTSAMEEFMRRFFGEPEGGRGPRGDRAQRSLGSGVLVDADGLVITNNHVIDNMNEVRIALADRREFEATIVMRDTRTDLAVLKLKEPPKGLVPMPFGDADALEVGDFVMAIGNPFGVGQTVTQGIVSALARTQVGSADYQYFIQTDAAINPGNSGGALVDLRGQLVGINTAIYSQSGGSHGIGFAIPVGMVKAVVDAARDGASVVRRPWLGARIQSVTPDIADSMGLDHPTGVLVASLQPKSPAEEAGLKRGDLILTVDGQEVADPEAFGYRFALKGVQGHARFGILRGTTRQTVPVKLAPAPETRPRDALKVKTRSPFVGATLVNTSPAVAEEMQVDFPAEGVAVQAVDENSIAARVGLQKGDVIVAVNGVPMATTKDLDRVTRNSLNSWEVAINRNGEVLTSVFGG from the coding sequence ATGCTGACCCGCCTCACCCTGCCCGCCCTCGTCGCAGCCCTGCTGGCCGCCAGCCCGGCCACGGCGCAGATGGCGCGGACGGAGACCCGGGAGCCTGCGAAGGACGGCACCGCGAAGGTCGTGCCGCTCAGCAAGGCCGACGTGCAGCTCTCCTTCGCCCCCGTGGTGAAGCGGGCCGCGCCCTCGGTGGTGAACGTCTACGCCTCCCACGTGGACAAGCGCTCCAGCGCGCGCACCAGCGCCATGGAGGAGTTCATGCGCCGCTTCTTCGGCGAGCCGGAGGGCGGTCGCGGTCCCCGGGGTGACCGGGCCCAGCGGTCCCTGGGCTCGGGCGTCCTGGTCGATGCCGACGGGCTCGTGATCACCAATAACCACGTCATCGACAACATGAACGAGGTCCGGATCGCCCTGGCGGATCGCCGCGAGTTCGAGGCCACGATCGTGATGCGCGACACCCGCACCGACCTCGCGGTGCTCAAGCTCAAGGAGCCGCCGAAGGGCCTCGTGCCGATGCCGTTCGGCGATGCCGACGCCCTGGAGGTCGGCGACTTCGTGATGGCGATCGGCAACCCGTTCGGCGTCGGCCAGACGGTGACGCAGGGCATCGTCTCGGCGCTGGCGCGCACGCAGGTCGGCTCGGCGGACTACCAGTACTTCATCCAGACCGACGCAGCGATCAACCCGGGCAATTCCGGCGGCGCGCTGGTGGACCTGCGCGGCCAGCTCGTCGGCATCAACACGGCGATCTACTCGCAATCGGGCGGCAGCCACGGCATCGGCTTCGCGATCCCGGTGGGCATGGTCAAGGCGGTGGTCGACGCCGCCCGCGACGGCGCGAGCGTGGTGCGCCGGCCCTGGCTCGGGGCGCGGATCCAGAGCGTGACCCCCGACATCGCCGACAGCATGGGTCTCGACCACCCGACCGGCGTGCTGGTGGCGAGCCTCCAGCCCAAGAGCCCGGCCGAGGAGGCGGGCCTGAAGCGCGGCGACCTGATCCTCACGGTCGACGGCCAGGAGGTGGCCGACCCGGAGGCCTTCGGCTACCGCTTCGCCCTGAAGGGCGTGCAGGGCCACGCCCGGTTCGGGATCCTGCGCGGCACGACCCGGCAGACGGTCCCGGTCAAGCTCGCGCCGGCACCCGAGACGCGCCCGCGGGACGCGCTCAAGGTGAAGACCCGCTCGCCGTTCGTCGGCGCGACCCTCGTCAACACCTCGCCGGCGGTGGCCGAGGAGATGCAGGTGGATTTCCCGGCCGAGGGCGTGGCCGTGCAGGCGGTGGACGAGAACTCCATCGCGGCCCGGGTCGGGCTGCAGAAGGGCGACGTGATCGTGGCGGTCAACGGCGTGCCGATGGCGACCACCAAGGATCTCGACCGAGTCACCCGCAACAGCCTCAATTCGTGGGAGGTCGCGATCAACCGCAACGGCGAGGTCCTGACCTCGGTGTTCGGCGGCTGA